The sequence below is a genomic window from Sorangiineae bacterium MSr12523.
ACGCGCAAGGGTGAGCGGGGCCCACGCAAGGTCCGTTCCTCTCGCTTAAGCGCCTTCTTTTTGCCTATGATCAGCGCGATCATGGCGTCGCGGATCGGGTCCGCCGTGATCGGGTCGATCAGGGTGTGTCATCGCGGTGCTCGGTCGAAATGCCTTGACGCCATTTCGGCTGGCCGATCGCCTTCGCGCCTCTATCGTACGCCTACATGGCCATGCGATCCGTGCGCGATGCTCGTGACGTTCTCGAATCGCTGGGTGCGACGCAGCGGTTGCTCACGCATGGCCTCCTGGTGGCGGAAGCCGCCGAAGCGCTGCTTGCGACCATGCGGCGCCTCGGTGTCTCCGTCGACGAGGCGCGGGTCCTGGCTGGGGCCGTGCTGCACGACGCCGGCAAAATCGTGCACCCATCGGAGCTGGACGCGCCCGGGGCATCCCACGAGAAAGCGGGTGAGTCGTTGCTACTGGCCCACGGCGTCGACCCGCACGTGGCCCATATGTGCGTCTCCCACGCCGCCTGGGCCGACCCCTCGTGCACCCTCGAAGACCGCCTCGTGGCGTTGGCCGATGCCCTTTGGAAGGGGGTGCGTCGCCCCGCGCTGGAAGGGCTGATCATCGACGAAGTCGCTCGTCGACTGAAGGCCGATCGCTGGGCGCCCTTCATGGACCTCGACACCAGCTTCGAGTCAGTCTCCGACCGCGGCAGCGAGCGCCTCGCTCGCAGCTGACGAAGAACCTTAGGCACCGCCCTCATGCTTGAACGAGCGCCCGCACGCTCCGCAAATGAGCCAGCGATCCAATTCGCGGTACCTCGTGGAGGTGGCGCCGCAATGCCCGCATGGGAGTGGCGCAGTCAATTCGATCCATCGTTTCGGTGCGGGGCCGGAAGAATCCAAAGAAGCGTGGCGTCGTAGGACCAACTTGGGAATCGTCCGCGCGGGTCAATACCTCGCCGAGCACCGTTGACGCGTAACGACGATGCGCGACCCACGGTTCGAGTTTCCTCCGACCGCCTCGATTCACCAGGAACAAGTCGCGCGTGAACGAGATATCGGCTGGGCCCGTGCCAAGCAGGACTCGAAGCATCTTCGACGA
It includes:
- a CDS encoding HD domain-containing protein, yielding MAMRSVRDARDVLESLGATQRLLTHGLLVAEAAEALLATMRRLGVSVDEARVLAGAVLHDAGKIVHPSELDAPGASHEKAGESLLLAHGVDPHVAHMCVSHAAWADPSCTLEDRLVALADALWKGVRRPALEGLIIDEVARRLKADRWAPFMDLDTSFESVSDRGSERLARS